A genome region from Myxocyprinus asiaticus isolate MX2 ecotype Aquarium Trade chromosome 12, UBuf_Myxa_2, whole genome shotgun sequence includes the following:
- the LOC127448862 gene encoding melanotransferrin-like encodes MDTWAFLTILLAFTHYVSGQSAIRWCAISPAEESKCKAMAQAFTNAAIRPSLRCVLASSKAECAQKLNKNEVDAFSANVKDIYDIAKQASFKIAAGESAADGKGITYYAVAVVKRTNSAISINNLKGKKSCHTGKHRTVGWNVPVGYLIDSGMMSAMGCDIPQGVADFFNASCVPGAKDDPASLCQLCVGDGSGNFKCDENTNEKYYSYDGAFRCLVEGAGDVAFVKHTTVGENTDGKGDSWTQGLHSDDYQLLCRDGTRSPVSDYERCHLARVPSRGIVVHTDISSSVVYNMLREGLQKSGFSMFSSAPFFGNDLLFSDASTTFISAGNENYIEWMGRSYYAILRAIDCSESDVPSHLTWCVLSHGEQQKCADMAVAFKSKKIIPDITCLNGKSVEDCMQKIKNKEADAITLDGGYIYTAGKSFGLIPAAGESYTGDTDGSIYYAVAVLRKSNRDIQRLSDLKSKRSCHTGYGRTAGWNIPMGVLIEKGIIRPQKCQLAQAAGEFFNSACVPGANQDGFPSNLCEQCIGDSSGQNKCVKGKDLYDGYNGAFRCLVEGHGDVAFVKHSTVFQNTNGNNTEPWAVNLDSKEFQLLCSQESRAEVTQYSKCNLARVPSHAVMVRPDINHHLVFGLLDKAQKFFGVNTVSGFKMFDSKAYEGSDLIFKDSTISLIGVGEKKTYEEWLGQSYLDAVTAMECSASSTVFSSSSLLLMIIASSLVSLLAL; translated from the exons ATGGACACTTGGGCTTTTTTAACCATTCTGCTTGCCTTTACGCATTATG TGTCAGGACAGAGTGCCATAAGGTGGTGCGCTATTTCCCCCGCGGAGGAGTCCAAATGTAAAGCCATGGCTCAGGCCTTCACAAACGCCGCAATTCGGCCATCACTGCGCTGTGTTCTGGCCTCATCTAAAGCCGAATGCGCTCAAAAACTCAac AAAAATGAAGTTGATGCTTTTTCAGCCAATGTTAAAGACATATATGACATTGCTAAGCAAGCTAGCTTCAAAATCGCAGCTGGAGAGTCTGCAGCAGATG GGAAGGGAATAACGTACTATGCTGTTGCTGTGGTTAAAAGGACAAATTCAGCCATCAGCATCAACAATCTAAAGGGGAAGAAGTCTTGTCACACTGGCAAGCACCGCACTGTTGGCTGGAATGTCCCTGTTGGGTATTTGATTGACAGTGGAATGATGTCTGCTATGGGGTGTGACATTCCTCAAG GGGTTGCTGACTTCTTTAACGCCAGCTGTGTCCCAGGGGCTAAGGACGACCCTGCGTCCCTGTGTCAGCTGTGTGTAGGAGACGGGTCAGGAAACTTTAAGTGTGATGAAAACACCAATGAGAAATACTATTCATATGATGGGGCATTCAG GTGCTTGGTTGAAGGTGCAGGGGATGTTGCCTTTGTGAAGCACACCACTGTAGGCGAGAACACTGATG GTAAAGGGGACTCATGGACTCAAGGCTTGCACTCAGATGACTATCAGCTCCTTTGTCGGGACGGCACCCGCAGTCCAGTCAGTGATTATGAGAGATGCCATCTGGCTCGGGTGCCATCAAGAGGCATTGTTGTCCACACAGACATCAGCAGTTCGGTGGTTTACAACATGTTGCGTGAGGGACTG CAAAAGTCTGGGTTCTCCATGTTCTCCTCGGCACCCTTCTTTGGGAACGACCTGTTGTTCAGTGATGCTTCAACAACATTTATCTCAGCTGGAAATGAAAACTATATTGAGTGGATGGGCCGAAGTTACTATGCCATATTAAGAGCTATAGACTGCTCAGAGTCTG aTGTTCCCTCTCATCTCACCTGGTGTGTCCTGTCTCATGGAGAGCAGCAGAAATGCGCAGACATGGCCGTGGCTttcaaaagcaaaaaaattattccTGATATTACGTGTCTCAACGGCAAATCTGTGGAGGATTGTATGCAGAAAATTAAA AACAAGGAAGCCGATGCCATCACTCTTGATGGAGGCTATATCTACACAGCAGGAAAGAGTTTTGGGCTGATACCTGCTGCTGGGGAGAGCTACACAG GAGACACTGATGGCAGCATTTATTATGCTGTAGCTGTGCTGAGGAAGAGCAACAGAGACATCCAGAGACTCAGTGACCTCAAGAGTAAGCGCTCTTGTCACACAGGTTATGGCAGGACTGCAGGCTGGAACATTCCCATGGGTGTGCTCATAGAAAAAGGCATCATCAGACCACAGAAATGCCAATTGGCCCAAG CTGCTGGGGAGTTCTTTAATTCTGCCTGTGTTCCTGGAGCCAATCAGGATGGTTTCCCCAGTAACCTGTGCGAGCAGTGCATCggagactccagtggtcaaaacaAGTGTGTCAAGGGCAAGGATCTGTATGACGGTTACAATGGAGCCTTCAG GTGCCTCGTTGAAGGTCATGGTGATGTGGCCTTTGTCAAACATTCCACTGTTTTCCAGAACACAAATG GAAACAATACAGAGCCTTGGGCAGTAAACTTGGACTCCAAGGAGTTTCAGCTGCTTTGCTCACAGGAGTCTCGTGCTGAAGTCACTCAGTATAGTAAGTGCAACCTGGCCCGTGTCCCCTCCCATGCTGTTATGGTACGACCCGATATAAACCACCACCTTGTCTTTGGTCTTCTGGACAAAGCTCAG AAATTCTTTGGAGTTAATACTGTCTCAGGATTCAAAATGTTTGACTCCAAAGCATATGAGGGATCAGACCTGATTTTCAAGGACTCAACCATCTCTTTGATTGGCGTGGGTGAGAAGAAGACTTACGAGGAGTGGCTTGGCCAAAGTTATCTGGATGCGGTGACGGCCATGGAGTGCTCAGCGTCCTCAACAG TATTTTCCTCATCTTCCCTTTTACTGATGATCATTGCGAGCTCCCTGGTGTCTCTGTTGGCTTTGTAG